In Roseimicrobium gellanilyticum, one genomic interval encodes:
- a CDS encoding response regulator transcription factor → MPVTITMIEDDASFAAALQRYFALSKEVECLQHHRTAEAALEALRGKVPHVLLVDINLPGMSGIEFVGRIKDLHPQVLCLMLTMYEESGLIFDALKAGASGYLLKRTPPKEVIAAIMEAHGGGSPMSPEIARRVVSFFHQKHTSATTDIPPANAHIATLAPREVEVLDLLSKGYLYKEIGDQLGISTHTVNTHIRRIYEKLHVQSRGQAVAKYRGLAEQG, encoded by the coding sequence GTGCCTGTCACCATCACCATGATCGAAGACGATGCGTCCTTCGCGGCGGCGCTTCAACGCTACTTCGCCCTGTCGAAGGAGGTGGAATGCCTCCAGCATCATCGCACCGCTGAAGCCGCGTTGGAGGCATTGCGGGGGAAAGTGCCGCACGTTCTGCTGGTAGATATCAACCTCCCGGGCATGAGCGGCATTGAGTTCGTGGGGCGCATCAAAGACCTCCATCCGCAGGTGCTCTGCCTCATGCTCACCATGTATGAAGAGAGCGGGCTGATCTTTGACGCGTTGAAGGCCGGAGCCTCCGGTTACCTGCTCAAGCGGACGCCGCCCAAAGAGGTCATCGCCGCCATCATGGAAGCGCACGGCGGAGGCTCGCCCATGTCACCGGAGATTGCACGACGTGTGGTGAGTTTCTTCCATCAGAAGCACACCTCGGCGACGACGGACATACCACCGGCCAACGCTCACATCGCCACGCTCGCACCGCGCGAAGTCGAGGTGCTTGATCTCCTCTCCAAAGGTTACCTTTACAAGGAGATCGGCGACCAACTCGGCATCTCCACCCACACGGTGAACACCCACATCCGACGCATCTACGAAAAACTGCATGTGCAGTCGCGCGGCCAGGCCGTGGCAAAGTATCGCGGGCTCGCGGAGCAGGGATAG
- a CDS encoding HAD family hydrolase produces the protein MAASSPSLLLCFDFDGTLVHHESDPAFHPAMGDMLRDFRRRGAAWVVNTGRSLSQTLEGLAQHNIFMLPDYIIAQECEIYRPGFFRAWTDFGSWNSRARRAHDHFMEKHVRFLNGIQEHVRTQTHAEFLSGDLGQVGIVARDEAELDEICVVIEEWRAEQPDIGYHRNGRYLRFSHADFSKGTALMELARLLKVPRERIFAAGDNHNDLSMLDHRVAGCIACPSNSLDAVKAHVEAHGGYLASRTASEGMMESLNYYFPAGQAQQRPRR, from the coding sequence ATGGCGGCTTCGTCTCCCAGTCTCCTGCTCTGTTTTGACTTCGACGGCACGCTCGTGCACCACGAGAGCGACCCTGCCTTTCATCCTGCCATGGGTGACATGCTGCGCGACTTCCGCCGCCGCGGCGCTGCCTGGGTGGTGAATACGGGACGAAGCCTGAGCCAGACGCTTGAAGGCCTGGCCCAGCACAACATCTTCATGCTGCCGGACTACATCATTGCACAGGAGTGCGAGATCTACCGGCCGGGATTCTTCAGGGCATGGACCGACTTCGGAAGCTGGAACTCCCGCGCACGGCGGGCGCATGACCACTTCATGGAAAAGCATGTGCGCTTCCTCAATGGGATCCAGGAGCACGTGCGTACACAGACGCATGCGGAATTCCTCAGCGGAGACCTCGGTCAGGTAGGCATCGTGGCGCGAGATGAGGCCGAGCTGGATGAAATTTGTGTCGTCATCGAAGAATGGCGCGCCGAGCAGCCGGACATCGGGTACCACCGCAACGGACGCTACCTGCGCTTTTCCCACGCGGATTTCAGCAAGGGCACGGCGCTGATGGAACTGGCCCGCCTGCTCAAGGTGCCCCGCGAGCGGATCTTCGCCGCTGGGGACAATCACAACGATCTCTCCATGCTGGACCACCGGGTGGCTGGCTGCATTGCCTGCCCCTCAAACTCGCTCGACGCCGTGAAGGCACACGTGGAAGCGCACGGAGGCTACCTCGCCAGCCGGACGGCCAGCGAGGGCATGATGGAGTCGCTGAACTACTACTTCCCGGCCGGGCAGGCCCAGCAGCGACCGCGCCGGTAG
- a CDS encoding sigma-70 family RNA polymerase sigma factor, whose amino-acid sequence MLTPARRNRAVRTVAPAAPVVAEDVSYDIDLLQRVGRRDVAAFQEFYRKFNGLLYSTIHRVLNDHQDTEDIMQEVLMQIWQKAHLYEPGKGKPLTWVTTLARNRAIDRIRAKQRRSKLNDDFEQEHKTVQPEFDEDTSDLVTSHENDRMVQSAVMELTPEQREAIQLAYFSGLTQSEIAEKLNEPLGTVKARIRRGVQRLESSVRRRM is encoded by the coding sequence ATGCTTACCCCCGCACGACGCAACCGTGCTGTTCGCACAGTTGCTCCCGCCGCCCCCGTGGTGGCCGAGGATGTCTCGTACGACATCGACCTCCTTCAACGTGTAGGCCGCCGCGATGTGGCCGCATTCCAGGAGTTCTATCGCAAATTTAACGGCCTCCTGTACTCGACCATCCATCGAGTGCTGAATGACCATCAGGACACGGAGGACATCATGCAGGAGGTGCTGATGCAGATCTGGCAGAAGGCCCATCTGTATGAGCCCGGCAAAGGCAAGCCGCTCACCTGGGTGACGACTCTGGCCCGCAACCGCGCCATCGACCGTATCCGCGCCAAGCAGCGCCGTAGCAAGCTGAACGACGACTTTGAGCAGGAGCACAAGACCGTGCAGCCGGAATTCGACGAGGACACCAGCGATCTGGTCACCTCGCACGAAAACGACCGCATGGTACAGAGCGCGGTGATGGAGCTCACTCCGGAACAGCGCGAGGCCATCCAGCTCGCCTACTTCAGCGGACTGACGCAAAGCGAAATCGCGGAAAAGCTGAACGAGCCCCTCGGCACCGTGAAGGCCCGCATCCGCCGTGGCGTGCAGCGCCTGGAGTCCTCCGTGAGACGCAGAATGTAA
- a CDS encoding thioredoxin family protein — MKTRLLAALFTVCALLGTSQGADRDKLTDINAGLAQAKTENKLLFVQYGREACGNCQALKGYIKDRSLRLSESKYVYVDANCDDSSTSQAFRSKFKVEGKTLPFVVVAAPDGTQLAARTGYGSVKEYEDLLKEAQKASKSASSSASKP; from the coding sequence ATGAAAACACGCCTCCTCGCTGCTCTTTTCACCGTGTGCGCCTTGCTTGGAACCAGCCAAGGTGCTGATCGTGACAAGCTTACCGACATCAATGCCGGACTTGCTCAAGCCAAGACGGAAAACAAACTCCTGTTCGTCCAGTATGGCCGGGAGGCGTGCGGCAACTGCCAGGCGCTCAAAGGCTACATCAAGGACCGATCCCTCCGCCTGTCCGAGTCCAAGTACGTCTACGTGGATGCCAACTGCGACGACTCCAGCACCTCCCAGGCCTTCCGCAGCAAGTTCAAAGTAGAGGGCAAAACGCTTCCCTTCGTCGTGGTGGCGGCTCCAGATGGAACCCAGCTCGCCGCCCGGACTGGCTACGGTAGCGTGAAGGAGTACGAAGACCTCCTGAAAGAAGCGCAGAAGGCCTCCAAGAGCGCCTCATCAAGCGCCTCGAAACCCTGA
- a CDS encoding serine/threonine-protein kinase: MAWVALNCPQCSAPLPRVAIWRSVKCASCGALITRTESVVNRDTFRQSLIRARQHAGAFGGDLECGGDSYRLMQHLGNGEISQVYLAQRLGPMPFLATIKVSTAPTAARQYAREAEILRDLQAAENGAASAYCLQHLPVVVAQGVVAGSSAKHALVMKHPNGFWGSLAALNERFPQGLDPRHAVWIWRRLLDVLQFIHAQGWSHGDVRPEHGLVHPADHGVRMIGWGSAQKSASTKDQGRDLQRSARVVLVLLSGSGAHGSLPGTVPRELSQLVTQASEDEAFCRQHGAAGLDSLLRSTARSAFGPPSFVHLAV; the protein is encoded by the coding sequence ATGGCTTGGGTCGCTCTGAACTGTCCTCAGTGCTCGGCGCCGCTGCCGCGAGTGGCCATCTGGCGCTCGGTGAAATGCGCCTCCTGTGGTGCATTGATCACGCGGACGGAGTCGGTGGTCAATCGGGACACCTTCCGCCAGTCGTTGATCCGGGCGCGGCAGCATGCGGGTGCCTTCGGCGGAGATCTGGAGTGCGGCGGCGACAGCTACCGCCTCATGCAGCACCTGGGAAATGGCGAGATCTCACAGGTGTACCTGGCCCAACGACTCGGACCGATGCCCTTCCTCGCGACCATCAAAGTCTCGACGGCTCCAACAGCCGCGAGGCAGTACGCCCGCGAAGCGGAAATCCTGCGCGACCTGCAAGCGGCAGAGAATGGAGCGGCCAGCGCCTACTGCCTCCAGCACCTGCCCGTGGTGGTAGCCCAAGGAGTCGTGGCGGGCAGCTCCGCCAAACACGCTCTGGTGATGAAGCACCCCAATGGCTTCTGGGGCAGCCTGGCGGCTCTGAACGAACGCTTCCCCCAAGGTCTGGACCCACGCCACGCGGTCTGGATCTGGCGACGCCTTCTGGATGTGCTGCAGTTCATCCATGCGCAGGGCTGGTCCCATGGAGATGTGAGGCCAGAGCACGGGTTGGTCCACCCCGCCGATCATGGCGTGCGGATGATCGGCTGGGGCTCTGCTCAAAAGAGTGCCAGTACGAAGGACCAGGGACGGGATCTCCAGCGGAGCGCGAGAGTGGTGCTGGTGCTGCTCAGCGGCAGCGGAGCGCATGGCTCTCTCCCGGGCACCGTCCCCAGGGAACTGAGTCAACTGGTGACCCAGGCAAGCGAGGACGAGGCCTTCTGCCGCCAACACGGCGCGGCCGGACTGGACAGTCTGCTGCGATCTACGGCGCGATCTGCATTCGGCCCACCTTCCTTTGTGCATCTC
- a CDS encoding OmpA family protein — protein sequence MAETTYPWQSNRRAAFRVERWSWSALGWLLVAFTLAVGFHWWLFYFFSNVDFGRNMLPKARVLERPERIAINPDALRDQKPIQDIPDMIAPSSTEPKVKADFQDIVDMLPDDRAIDLTTSVDKVTNFSVPDSDPKASTPASAPSLAAIADALPGPDLAESMSAIKSSALEAAVSPNQLVLPGKSLEEQISGLDGKLLKDMNRKSQAGDGRQKLAGFSNLEDLLAKGGNVNASTAPIMLPTDLLFEYNSDQLADGARLSLMKLGYLIQKNPNNQFIIEGHTDTTGSDAYNFDLSQRRANAVVNWLITSLNLSTDRIRAIGMGESRPLPSVNPNGSPEEQALNRRVEIKIRPLR from the coding sequence ATGGCTGAAACGACCTACCCCTGGCAGAGCAACCGCCGCGCGGCCTTCCGCGTGGAGCGGTGGTCATGGTCGGCCTTGGGCTGGTTGCTGGTCGCCTTCACCCTGGCGGTCGGCTTCCACTGGTGGCTCTTCTACTTTTTCAGCAATGTGGACTTTGGCCGGAACATGCTGCCCAAGGCCAGGGTGCTGGAGCGCCCCGAACGCATTGCCATCAATCCGGATGCGCTGAGGGACCAGAAGCCCATTCAGGACATCCCGGACATGATCGCCCCCTCCTCCACCGAGCCGAAGGTGAAGGCAGATTTCCAGGACATCGTGGACATGCTTCCAGATGACCGGGCCATCGACCTCACCACGAGCGTGGACAAAGTGACCAACTTCAGCGTGCCGGACAGCGATCCCAAGGCCTCCACGCCCGCCTCTGCTCCTTCCCTGGCTGCGATCGCTGATGCCCTTCCCGGTCCGGACCTCGCAGAATCCATGAGCGCCATCAAGAGTTCGGCGCTTGAGGCTGCCGTAAGCCCGAATCAACTGGTGCTGCCAGGCAAATCGCTGGAAGAGCAAATTTCCGGGCTCGATGGCAAGCTCCTGAAGGACATGAACCGCAAGAGCCAGGCCGGCGACGGGCGGCAGAAGCTGGCGGGCTTCAGCAACCTCGAAGACCTTCTCGCCAAGGGTGGCAACGTGAATGCCAGCACAGCCCCCATCATGCTGCCCACCGACCTCCTCTTTGAATACAACAGCGACCAGCTAGCGGACGGTGCGCGCCTGAGCCTGATGAAACTCGGCTACCTCATCCAGAAGAATCCCAACAACCAGTTCATCATTGAGGGACACACGGACACCACCGGCTCGGATGCCTACAACTTCGACCTGAGTCAGCGCCGCGCCAATGCGGTGGTGAACTGGCTCATCACGTCGCTCAATCTCAGTACAGACCGCATCCGCGCCATCGGCATGGGTGAATCCAGGCCGCTGCCAAGTGTGAATCCGAACGGGTCCCCTGAGGAGCAAGCCCTCAACCGACGGGTAGAAATCAAAATCCGCCCACTGCGCTGA
- a CDS encoding ATP-binding protein yields the protein MNRLPDCFFWILLLLALMAGNAHAQLSWQMMEPLAIAPPAKAGRQIIRLNEPVSAKRLRISLTLQASAPGPSSCTVRFLATTDGNPSSGSAWRPMFPSNFGASQGSLARSGDGIELRNFMDATQLGVDAGLPANDITGLAIDIRSLDGTPSDLRMPSLRVERATTLTTNVALGCPVQITSQGSHAVSAGFLTDGQLDDVVSLNSTRKFTVDLKQHRNLDHVSIRLRSTAMGRATTPAMRLEVYDSNQDGALPIWRSDARAQAISSVVSNDSLVLIRATGGEGTFAGRYLKLSAVEEQAVLEVTEMEAYEIMVPLGVVMTAQGRSTRATTSLTVPAGATWMTFAIEHPQPEDPVTLGRHWRILGFHDEWLAGTASAEVESRCPPPGEYEFQAQIRQSDGEWGDAKYRVPLIVPVPFWQRGGVLGTLVALAIILAAGLAWYIGRRIMARRVAELERRNALSNERARIARDMHDAVGSQLTQLAVLHEIVAEELALDDTARGRLKQLTDTARSSVAALDAVVWAVNPRNDNLANMAGYLTQVAREYLTPMGIVCRQDVPNEWPEKIVSSHVRHEIHLAFREALQNVVKHAQATEVALTLRHTDGRFTATIADNGKGLPGNLEGMEKNGLDNMRQRLASLGGHCRVQDRPGGGTLVELQVPL from the coding sequence ATGAACCGCTTACCAGATTGCTTCTTCTGGATCCTTCTGCTGCTGGCTTTGATGGCGGGAAATGCGCATGCCCAGTTGTCATGGCAGATGATGGAGCCTCTGGCCATCGCCCCTCCCGCCAAGGCAGGCCGGCAGATCATCCGGCTGAATGAACCCGTCTCCGCCAAGCGCCTGCGTATCTCGCTGACTCTTCAAGCGTCTGCCCCTGGGCCTTCCTCATGCACTGTGAGATTTCTGGCCACCACGGATGGAAATCCCAGCTCTGGCAGCGCATGGCGGCCCATGTTCCCATCGAACTTTGGCGCGAGTCAGGGATCGCTGGCGCGCTCTGGCGATGGCATTGAACTTCGCAACTTCATGGACGCCACGCAGCTGGGCGTGGATGCGGGTCTTCCGGCCAATGACATTACCGGACTGGCCATCGACATCCGCAGCCTGGACGGGACCCCCTCCGACCTTCGAATGCCATCGCTGCGTGTCGAACGCGCCACAACTCTCACCACCAATGTGGCGCTTGGATGCCCCGTACAGATCACGTCACAGGGCAGCCATGCCGTCTCCGCCGGTTTTCTGACGGACGGACAACTCGATGACGTGGTGTCTTTGAATTCCACACGGAAGTTCACGGTCGATCTGAAACAGCACCGGAACCTGGATCACGTGAGCATCCGCCTGCGCTCCACAGCCATGGGCAGAGCGACCACGCCTGCCATGCGGCTGGAGGTCTATGACTCGAACCAAGACGGCGCATTACCCATCTGGCGCTCCGACGCACGCGCGCAGGCCATCTCCTCAGTAGTTAGCAACGACTCCCTCGTGCTCATCCGGGCAACAGGCGGTGAAGGCACCTTTGCGGGGCGCTATCTGAAGCTGTCCGCTGTAGAGGAGCAAGCCGTGCTGGAGGTCACTGAGATGGAGGCCTATGAAATCATGGTTCCGCTCGGCGTGGTGATGACAGCACAAGGACGAAGCACACGGGCGACGACGTCCCTGACCGTCCCCGCCGGCGCGACATGGATGACCTTTGCCATCGAACACCCCCAGCCTGAAGATCCCGTCACACTCGGAAGGCACTGGAGGATCTTGGGATTTCACGACGAGTGGCTCGCAGGCACTGCCAGCGCCGAGGTGGAGAGTCGCTGTCCCCCGCCTGGAGAGTATGAGTTTCAGGCGCAAATCCGCCAATCGGACGGCGAGTGGGGCGATGCCAAATACCGTGTGCCTCTCATCGTGCCCGTGCCGTTCTGGCAACGCGGAGGTGTGCTGGGCACCCTAGTTGCACTCGCCATCATCCTGGCCGCCGGGCTGGCCTGGTACATCGGCCGCCGCATCATGGCGCGGCGTGTCGCAGAGCTGGAACGGCGCAATGCGCTGTCCAACGAACGCGCCCGCATCGCACGCGACATGCACGACGCTGTGGGGTCTCAGCTCACCCAACTTGCCGTATTGCACGAAATCGTGGCCGAGGAACTGGCTCTCGATGACACTGCGCGCGGGCGGCTGAAGCAACTCACGGACACCGCCCGGTCCAGTGTGGCCGCTTTGGATGCTGTGGTATGGGCCGTAAATCCGAGGAACGACAATCTCGCGAACATGGCGGGCTATCTCACCCAAGTGGCCCGCGAATATTTGACGCCCATGGGCATCGTCTGCCGCCAGGATGTGCCGAACGAGTGGCCGGAGAAGATCGTATCCTCCCACGTGCGTCATGAAATTCATCTGGCTTTCAGGGAAGCGCTGCAAAACGTGGTGAAGCATGCCCAAGCTACTGAAGTAGCCCTCACCCTGCGTCATACGGACGGACGTTTCACCGCAACGATCGCGGACAACGGCAAGGGACTGCCCGGAAATCTTGAAGGCATGGAGAAAAACGGCCTCGACAACATGCGACAGCGGCTCGCCTCCCTCGGCGGACATTGCCGCGTGCAAGATCGTCCAGGCGGTGGCACTCTTGTGGAACTGCAAGTCCCACTTTGA
- a CDS encoding inorganic phosphate transporter gives MLTLFICVFIAALAFEFINGFHDTANAIATVVSTKVLTPRQAILLAASTNLIGALMGTAVAKTVSGGFVDASIVTLPTVLAALIGAIVWNLLTWWLGLPSSSSHALVGGLCGAAIATSGGWSALIWHEGSNGLWPKLIKPMVLSPLIGFFLGGLIMWMLMALLKKSRPSTVNKIFGRLQIASAAFMGFSHGGNDAQKTMGILALAMFTATSSGAFESLPDSYGFLKMHTLGKESPIPIWLVILCAITMFAGTAAGGWRIIKTMGHKMVKLMPVHGFAAETTAAIIIETASKLGIPLSTTHVISTSIMGVGATHRFSAVKWGIVGRILWAWVLTLPITGILGYWMVKLLHAVGF, from the coding sequence ATGCTCACGCTGTTCATCTGCGTCTTCATCGCGGCGCTGGCCTTCGAGTTCATCAATGGATTCCACGATACGGCGAATGCCATCGCCACCGTGGTCTCCACCAAGGTGCTGACGCCACGCCAGGCCATCCTGCTCGCCGCCTCTACCAATCTCATCGGTGCGCTCATGGGCACCGCTGTGGCCAAGACCGTGAGCGGTGGCTTTGTCGATGCCAGCATCGTCACGCTGCCTACGGTGCTCGCGGCACTGATTGGGGCCATTGTGTGGAATCTGCTCACGTGGTGGCTCGGCCTTCCCTCGAGCTCCAGCCATGCTCTGGTGGGTGGGCTCTGTGGCGCTGCCATTGCCACTTCCGGTGGATGGTCTGCCCTCATCTGGCATGAAGGCAGCAACGGCCTCTGGCCCAAGCTGATCAAACCCATGGTGCTGTCGCCCCTGATTGGCTTCTTCCTGGGTGGCCTGATCATGTGGATGCTCATGGCGCTCCTGAAAAAGAGCCGTCCCAGTACCGTGAACAAGATCTTTGGCCGGCTGCAGATCGCGAGTGCGGCCTTCATGGGTTTCAGCCACGGCGGCAATGATGCGCAGAAGACGATGGGCATTCTCGCGCTGGCCATGTTCACAGCCACGAGCAGCGGCGCGTTCGAAAGCCTGCCGGATAGCTACGGCTTCCTGAAGATGCATACCCTGGGCAAAGAGTCACCCATCCCCATCTGGCTGGTGATCCTTTGCGCCATCACCATGTTCGCCGGCACGGCGGCAGGTGGCTGGCGCATCATCAAGACCATGGGGCACAAAATGGTGAAACTCATGCCGGTGCATGGGTTCGCGGCGGAAACAACCGCTGCCATCATCATTGAAACCGCGAGCAAGCTCGGCATTCCGCTTTCAACGACACATGTCATCAGCACCAGCATCATGGGGGTGGGCGCCACGCACCGCTTCAGTGCTGTGAAGTGGGGCATCGTAGGCCGCATCCTTTGGGCGTGGGTACTCACCCTGCCCATCACCGGAATCCTTGGCTACTGGATGGTGAAGCTGCTGCACGCAGTGGGGTTCTAG
- a CDS encoding beta strand repeat-containing protein yields MLLWFPLSSEGGTVTWDGDNGTSFADPLNWSGDVAPANNLTGDIAAIVAAANQPSLSGTYSVLGATMGAGTSLSGSGTLILGTSGLNAASGTASTLSLSKIQLGANATLALANTVTVSSGVEIDTNGKNLSVQTNATSGLNLSNAVITGSGNVTFQAGSGSRSITVGGANTFTGAVAVTQTNLIFTTLANGGTASSFGAGTGDVTLAGSASFMGITNIGVGGSTDRLFKGNTTGSAGITNNGTGALHFNNTGTYGSIALTLSGSYTGATNTFASIITGIATLSKQGNGTWRITAANTYTGTTSVSGGALQVGSSGTGTTGTGAVSIANSGSTILGTGVIRGNTFTAASGTNIRPGDSVADSSHGTLTFTPAAASGSTHSIQGNVILGISSATSRLNLTGITIGSTEYHAMVDGVSGVGAHDRLVFNNPDAGTGYNLDFITVTGKLSVVSSGYTPAYGDVINLMDWGNLVTSNFSGFTFNGGYLTGNGDEGTDLDLPDLSGTGLFWDFSRFTTSGNIAAVPEPGRALLLLAGLACVVFRRRARLWVRA; encoded by the coding sequence ATGCTGCTCTGGTTTCCGCTTTCTTCGGAAGGTGGTACGGTCACATGGGATGGTGACAATGGCACCAGTTTTGCCGACCCTTTGAACTGGTCTGGCGACGTGGCTCCGGCCAACAACCTCACGGGTGACATCGCGGCCATCGTGGCCGCCGCGAACCAGCCATCACTCTCAGGCACATACTCGGTGCTGGGTGCGACGATGGGGGCCGGCACCTCGCTCAGTGGTTCAGGCACGCTGATCCTCGGCACATCAGGCCTTAACGCTGCGTCCGGCACGGCTTCAACGCTCTCCTTGAGCAAGATCCAACTCGGGGCCAATGCCACCCTGGCCTTGGCGAACACGGTGACCGTTTCCAGCGGCGTGGAGATCGATACCAACGGAAAGAACCTGTCGGTGCAAACCAATGCCACCAGCGGGCTGAATCTTTCCAATGCCGTCATCACGGGGAGCGGCAATGTGACGTTCCAGGCAGGCTCTGGCAGCCGCTCGATCACGGTGGGCGGCGCCAACACGTTCACGGGCGCAGTGGCAGTCACCCAGACGAACCTGATCTTCACCACCCTGGCCAATGGGGGCACGGCGAGCAGCTTTGGCGCAGGCACGGGCGATGTGACTCTGGCAGGCTCCGCCAGCTTCATGGGGATCACGAACATCGGCGTCGGGGGCTCCACGGATCGCCTCTTCAAAGGCAACACCACGGGCAGTGCCGGGATCACCAACAATGGAACTGGAGCACTGCACTTCAACAACACCGGCACCTATGGCAGTATCGCGCTGACCTTGAGCGGTAGCTATACCGGAGCCACGAACACCTTTGCGTCGATCATCACCGGAATCGCCACCTTGAGCAAGCAGGGCAACGGCACCTGGCGCATCACCGCCGCCAATACCTACACGGGAACCACCTCCGTCAGCGGCGGTGCTCTTCAGGTCGGCAGCAGCGGCACCGGTACCACTGGCACCGGTGCAGTCTCGATTGCCAACAGCGGCAGCACCATCCTGGGTACAGGAGTGATTCGCGGCAACACTTTCACCGCTGCCAGTGGCACAAACATCCGCCCTGGTGACAGCGTGGCAGACTCGTCGCATGGTACCCTGACCTTTACTCCCGCCGCTGCTTCAGGCAGCACGCATAGCATTCAGGGAAATGTGATTCTCGGCATCAGCAGTGCCACTTCCAGACTGAATCTCACCGGTATCACCATCGGCTCAACCGAGTACCATGCGATGGTTGATGGCGTGAGCGGCGTGGGAGCCCACGACCGGCTCGTCTTCAACAATCCTGATGCCGGCACGGGCTACAATCTCGACTTCATCACCGTCACCGGGAAGCTGAGCGTCGTGAGCAGTGGCTACACGCCTGCCTACGGCGACGTGATCAATCTCATGGACTGGGGCAACCTCGTGACCTCAAACTTCTCCGGGTTCACCTTCAACGGTGGCTATCTCACCGGCAATGGCGACGAAGGTACGGATCTCGATCTGCCTGACCTGTCAGGCACAGGCCTGTTCTGGGACTTCAGCCGGTTCACGACCTCTGGAAACATCGCCGCTGTCCCTGAGCCAGGCCGGGCATTGCTCTTGCTCGCGGGACTTGCGTGCGTCGTGTTTCGTCGCCGGGCTCGTTTGTGGGTGCGGGCGTGA
- a CDS encoding DUF47 domain-containing protein, giving the protein MFSLFKKDDTFYTLLEASAAEARNCALLLKDVIPHLGGDTSAQLDAIRQSRRKHKKLTQGITEELCKTFITPLDREDIESLNSALNKVPKTVEKIAERLSVCPVQFTHDIVSKQISLLEQATNEVISMVGLLRKKASIDQIQDMQDRLQHIEGDGDKMLMDLLKQLYNGKIEPIEVIILKDLYELLERAIDRCRDAGNVVFQVVLKYS; this is encoded by the coding sequence ATGTTCAGCCTCTTCAAGAAAGACGACACCTTTTACACCTTGCTGGAGGCCAGTGCGGCAGAAGCGCGCAATTGCGCTCTCCTTCTCAAGGATGTGATTCCCCATCTGGGAGGTGATACCAGTGCCCAGCTCGACGCCATTCGCCAGAGCCGGCGCAAGCACAAGAAGCTGACTCAGGGCATTACCGAGGAGTTGTGCAAAACCTTCATCACGCCGCTGGATCGCGAGGACATCGAGTCCCTGAACAGCGCGCTGAACAAGGTCCCCAAGACGGTGGAGAAGATTGCGGAGCGGCTTTCCGTCTGCCCCGTGCAGTTCACCCATGACATCGTGTCCAAGCAGATCTCACTGCTGGAGCAGGCCACAAACGAGGTTATCAGCATGGTGGGGCTCCTCCGCAAGAAGGCGTCGATCGATCAAATCCAGGACATGCAGGATCGCCTGCAGCACATTGAAGGTGACGGCGACAAGATGCTCATGGATCTGCTGAAGCAGCTCTACAACGGCAAGATAGAGCCCATTGAGGTCATCATTCTCAAGGACCTCTACGAGTTGCTGGAACGCGCCATCGACCGGTGCCGCGATGCCGGAAACGTCGTCTTCCAGGTGGTGCTGAAATATTCCTAG
- the rpsU gene encoding 30S ribosomal protein S21, producing MPEVQVKKGEPVDRALKRLKTKLESEGILDEVRRLRAFETPKEKLRRKARAAAKRGKIRFRFTMNRPAAGEKAVAAEAPAPAAQA from the coding sequence ATGCCCGAAGTTCAGGTCAAAAAAGGTGAACCTGTAGACCGCGCCCTCAAGCGTCTCAAGACCAAGCTCGAATCCGAAGGCATTCTGGACGAAGTGCGTCGTCTGCGCGCTTTTGAAACTCCCAAGGAGAAGCTCCGCCGCAAGGCCCGTGCTGCCGCGAAGCGTGGCAAGATCCGCTTCCGTTTCACGATGAACCGTCCCGCCGCTGGCGAGAAGGCTGTGGCCGCCGAAGCTCCCGCTCCTGCCGCCCAGGCCTAA
- a CDS encoding VOC family protein encodes MMSRADRLVECTIPVLPVQDLKRSIAFYTEILEFRLDWGSGAKDTVCSVSRDGCAIMLQQSEVAGTPAWAWIGLEDDSLFDLYASRGVKVKQPPRNFSWAYEMKFEDPDGNVLWLGTEPKNDLPLEDRQES; translated from the coding sequence ATGATGAGCCGCGCCGACCGCCTCGTGGAATGCACCATCCCGGTGTTACCGGTGCAGGATCTGAAACGCAGCATTGCCTTCTATACCGAGATCCTTGAATTCCGGCTCGACTGGGGCAGTGGTGCCAAAGACACCGTCTGCTCCGTGTCACGTGACGGATGTGCCATCATGCTGCAACAGAGCGAGGTGGCCGGGACGCCCGCCTGGGCATGGATCGGCCTGGAGGATGATTCCTTGTTCGATCTTTATGCCAGCAGAGGAGTAAAAGTGAAGCAGCCGCCGAGGAATTTCTCGTGGGCCTACGAGATGAAGTTTGAAGATCCTGATGGCAATGTGTTGTGGCTTGGCACCGAACCGAAAAACGATCTGCCGCTTGAAGACAGGCAAGAATCCTGA